The Streptomyces sp. R28 region GCTCGAAGACCGGACACGGCAGAGGGACCGCCTGATGGACGACCTGCGGAACGGCCGGCTGACTACCCCGATCGGACTGATGAAACACCCACGCGAGGATCCGGAACTGATGGACCTCCTGCTTGCGTTCACGCCGATCCTGATGTGGCCCGCCGGCCCGGACGGACGAGCCGAACACTGTGCCCAGGTAGAGGCCCGCTGGGACGGCCTCCCGGCCGCCTTCCTGGCCGCCTACCGGGCCCGGTGGAAAGGAGACCGTAGCGATCCCCTCGCCGATCTCCGCTCGATCTGGGACGACGACGAATGGCTGCGGTTCTGCATCGGCCGCGGCGTTCGGTCACACAATTCACCAGGGAGTGCCAAATGACGTGGGGTTCCTACTACCGGGGCGACGGGGTTCGGCGCGAGCTTGTGCTGGACGCTCCGCCACCATGGCGCCAGTTCCCCCGCCGGTCCGCGAGTGTCCCTTTCGAACCGCCCGAGGGGCTTGCGGCAGCGGTGAACGCGGCGCTCTCCCTCCGCCGGCCGCTACTCATCACGGGAACTCCCGGCTCCGGCAAATCGACCGTCATCGAGTCCGTCGCCGGAGAACTCGGACTGGGGCCCGCCCTGCGCTGGCACATCACCTCGCGCAGCGAACTGGGCGACGCCCTGTACCGGTACGACGTTCTCGGCCGCATCCACGAGCAGCAACTGTCGCGGGGCAACGGCTCAGCGGACGACATCGCTCCCTTCCTTCAGCTCGGGCCGCTCGGAACAGCGCTCCTGCCGTCCGCACGACCCCGGGCGCTACTCATCGACGAGCTGGACAAAAGCGATCTTGACCTGCCCAGCGACCTGCTCCAGGTACTGGAACGCGGCGAGTTCGAGATTCCCGAACTCGCCCGCTACAGCCGCAAGGAAGTCGAGGTCCGCATCTGGGGCAGCGAGGACACCCATCGCGTGGTCCGGGGCCGGGTGCAGTGCACGGAATTCCCCTTCATCGTCATGACCAGCAACGGCGACCGTGACTTCCCCGCCGCGTTCCTGCGCCGGTGCATCCGGTTCACCATGCCCAAGCCCGACGCCAAGGCCATCCGCCAGGTGGTGCTGGCCCATCTCGGACTCGACGTGACGGGCGTAACGGCACTGAGCGGGATCGTGGACGTGTTCGTGAACCGGATTGATGCCGGTGAGAGCCTGGCGGTGGACCAACTCCTCAACGCGATCTTCGTCCTCGCCGGGGAGGACGCACCGCACGGGGCATCGCGTCAGGAGCTCCTCCAGATGCTTCTGCAGGACCTCGCCAGTGGCTGACCATCTTCAAGGACCAGCGGCCGACCGCCTTCAAGGAGTCGTGGAGTCGGTCCTGCAGCTCGGTCTCGACCTGGACGCCACAGCGGTCGCCGAGGCGCTGTGGCTCGCCGCGACCACACCCATTGCTCCGGGCATGGCGAATACGGCACTGCTCCCGCCGCCACCCGGCACCGGCCGGGCCGCGCGCAGTGGTGGCGACGGTGGACAGCGACCACCCGCGCGCGAGGGCAGCGATCTCGACGAGGCAGCGGACCCGGAACCGCCCACCGGGCCACCGGCGGGACTTCACCAGGGCCCCGGCAAGCAGGTCCGGCTCCGGCAGGCACGCACATCGCCCGACCAGGTCGCTCTCGGTCGCGCCCTGCGCCCGCTCAAGCACCGCTGGCCGCGCGGGCGGAGAACTGAACTCGACCTGGAAGCCACAGTCGAGGCCTACGCCTACACCAACAGGCTGCTCCCGAAGTTCCGCCCCGCCCAGGAGCCTTGGTTCGACGTCCTTCTGATCATCGACGATTCCCCTGGCATGGCGCTGTGGGAGGACACCGTCTCCCGGCTGGCCCGCGTCCTCGAACAACTCGGTGCCTTCGGGCATCTGCGCGAGCAGCGCATCTGCCTGACCCGGGAGGGTTCCGTACTACGTAACCCGCGCAACGACCAGGTGAGCTCGCGCCTGGTGAACGGGCCGAGCCACCGTACGCTCGTCCTCGTCGTGACCGACGGAAGCGACACAGGGTGGCGGCGCCCCGAGGTGTGGCGCCTGATCCGCTCCTGGGCAACCGCCTGCCCGACGGCCCTGATCACCCCGATCCCGGCCCGCCTCTGGGGCCGATCCGGACTGGATCTCCCGACCGTCCGGGTCAGCCCCTCGACGACCGGATCCGCCAACGCCGACCTCCGCTTCACGGTGCCGCACCTCTTGCGGGACCGCGAGCAAGGCGGCTGGCTCCCCGTCCCGATCGCCAGCATCACCCCGCACGCACTCCGCCAGTTGGCCACGACCGTGATGCGGAGGGACACGCCGGGATGCGACGCGCTGCTCGTCCCGCGGACGGGGCGGCCCGGCGAGAACGACGGACCTGCCTCCGACGCCGATCTCACCGCCTCCTTCCGGCAATTTACGTCCCCAGCCGCGCTTCATCTGGCCGCGCTCTGCGCCTTGATCCCGGACCTGACCGTCCCGCTGATCACCCTGATAAGGGAAGAGGTGGTACCGGAGGCGACGCAGGAGGACGTCACCGAGCTCATCGTGAGCGGCCTGCTCGTGGCGAACGGCGCGGCGTTGGCTTTCCACGACGACGTCCGCCGAGAACTCCTCAGTCTGGTAGGCGAATCGGACGCCTGGAAGGTCTACGACGCGCTGGACAGCCGCATCGTAGAGCAGACCGGCGACGAGACGTCCTTCCTGGCCACCGTCTACGACCCGGCGGGCGACCCGGCCGTGCCCGCTCCCCTCAGGCCTCTGGTGACGGCATCCCGTGACGTGCTCGCGGCCCTCGGCGCGCTGACGCCCGGCAGGCCCGACCCTCCCACGGTGCGGCCCTCGGTAGCGGACGCGGACCCCTTCGGGCAGGTGCCCGTACCGTGGCTGCGTGGCAGCGAGGCCCACCTCGACGACACCGGCCAGGTCGTCCCCTGGTACGTCGACCCGTTCCAGCCGCACTCCACCGCGACCGCGGGCGTCCCCGCCCCCCGCGCAGCCGCCCTCGGCCCGCGCTCCGCCGACGACGTCCACCGCCAGATCAAGGCCTTCACCTCCACCGGGGCGGTCTTTCTCGGCGAGGCGATCGACTTCCACATCACCGTCGATCCGCCCCAGGAGTTCGCCGTCGACGTGTACCGCATCGGCCACTACGGCGGTGACGGCGCTGCGAAGATCACCACCAGTCCCCGCCTCTCGGGCATCGTGCAGCCCCCGCCGCTCACCGCCGACCGCACGGTCTCCTGCCACCACTGGTGGCTGTCCTGGCGCCTGCAGGTCCCCTCGTACTGGAGCATCGGCGCCTACGTGGCCGTGCTCACCACGGTCGACGGCTACCGCTCCCACGTGCCGTTCACGGTCCGCGACAACCACCCGGCGGACCTGCTCCTGCTCCTCCCCGACGTCACCTGGCAAGCCTACAACCTCTACCCCGAGGACGGCCGCACCGGCGCCAGCCTCTACCACGCCTGGGACGAGAGCGGCCGCCTGCTCGGCGAGAACGACGCCGCCACCACGGTCTCCTTCGACCGCCCGTACGCGGGCGCGGGCCTGCCCCTGCACGTCGGCCACGCCTACGACTTCATCCGCTGGGCCGAGCGCTACGGCTACGACCTCGCCTACGCAGACGCCCGCGACCTGCACGCCGGCCGGGTCGATCCCACCCGCTACCGCGGCCTGGTCTTCCCCGGCCCCGACAAGTACTGGTCGATACAGATGCGCCAAGCGGTCGAAGACGCCCGCGACCACGGCACCTCGCTGGTCTTCCTCTCCGCCAACGCCATGTACTGGCAGGCCGAGCTGACACCTTCCCCCTCCGGCGTGCCCAACCGCCTGCTCACCTGCCGCAAGCGCCAGGGCCCCGGCCCGCCCGTGCTCTGGCGGGAGATCGACCGCCCCGAGCAGGAGGTGATCGGCATCCAGTACGCGGGTCAGGTCCCCGAGCCGCACCCCCTGATCGTCCGCAACGCCGACCACTGGCTGTGGGAGGCGACCGGCGCCCATGAGGGCGACGAGATCGCGGGCCTGGTCGCCGGCGAGGCCGACCGCTACTTCCCGCGCACCCCGCTCCCCGACCACGAGGAGCGCATCCTGCTCGCCCACTCCCCGTACACCGACCGCGAAGGCGCCCTCCGCCACCAGGAGACGTCCCTGTACCGCGCCCCCTCCGGCGCCTGGGTATTCGCCTCCGGAACCCTCGCCTGGTCCCCGGCACTGGACCGACCGGGCCACGTCGACCCTCGAGTCCAGCGCGCCACCGCCAACCTCCTGGACCACATCTGCAAACGCTCCTGACACCGTGGCCCACAAAAAGGTCACCGTCCCGTCGCGGTTCGACCGGAACCATCGTCGCTCTCCCAGGACGACATCGCCGTTCCACTCATTGATGAGCAATCAGAGCGCGCACGAGAAAGGCTGCAGGTTCCGGGTCATCCTGCTGGCCAGGACATGCCACACGCCTGGAATGGCTGTGTGAGGTCTCGGGACATGTTTGACGGTTCGTCATCAGTACCTCCTTGACGTACGAGTGTGCGTCTCAGGAGATGCTTGATGCCTTCTGGCTGTCCTCGCGCTAGGAGACGACTCGGGTCTTGCTGATGGGGCCGGGATCCCTCCGCTCCTTGACGGCGATCTCTTCGCCTTCGTGGAGGATGCGGAAGTGGGTGTCCTCGATGATGACCGTGACCAGCTTGCCGGCGTTCCTCTTGCCGAGCTTCAGGCGCTGGCTGGTGACCATGATCCGGCCGCTGTCGCTCACGCGTCGCTGCACCCGCACGGCTCCGGTCGGCAACGCCAGTGCGGGAAGGCGCCCGCTGGCGTTCCTGACTCCACGCAAGGAGGGCAGTTGGTCGCGAGCACGGGCACGGCGCGCAGCAGGTTCTTGATCACAGACTGGGTGTAGCGGGAGCGGACTGCCACTTTCACCAGGACCGACCGCGCCCTCACCCGTGTGAGCTGCAAGTTTCACCGCAGGAACGATCAACTCAGTTGGTCCTCCAAGGGCATGTATCGACAGTGCTGGTCGTGACGCATAGCGCGTAGTGTGGTGATCATGACTGGCGAGACTGACCTGCGGAAACTGATGAGCGGCATGCGTCCGCAGCTGAATGCGGACCGCTACGTATTCACCACGGTCAAGGACGGTGTGCCCACCGGCGTCACCCCGGTCGTCACGGTCGCCGAGGACGAGGGCCTGACCCTGGTCGTACGGCGGGAAGAGGCGGACGCGGCGGGGCTGGCCTACGACTACGTGGCTGGCTGGATCACGTTGCGCATCCACTCCGCGCTTGAGGCGGTTGGGCTGACCGCCGTGGTCGCGCGGGAACTCGCCGACGCGGGCCTGAGCTGCAACGTTGTCGCCGGGTTCTACCACGACCACCTGTTCGTCCCGTACGAGCACGCTCACCGGGCGGTGGCCGTCCTGGAGGACCTGGCACGGAGCTCCGCCTGAGCCGACGCGATAGCGTGCCGAGCAGGGCGTCGGCCGCATCCGTGTCCTGTGCCCGTGCAAGGCGTGCGGGTGTCGGCGGGGCCCTCCACCCGCACGCAGCCGGTCGGCGGACAGCGGCGCGGGCCGCGCTCCCCTCCTGGCCGAACGCTTGCCCATGGACGACCCCTGACAGTCGATGAAGAACGTCGTTCAGGCCGATTACTTGGGACCTTGTCCGGTGGCGGGGTGGCTTGCAGCGGCTAACACAATGAGGTGGATCACGCCTCAGTGTCTGTGATGCCATGCAAGCCACGCCTCGACGCGGTTGCCGTGCGCCGCAAAATCGGTCGACAGGCGCAGCCGTGAAGCACTGTGATGGCTGCGACTGCCCGTCGCACGGATCGGGCCGGCCACGGGAGCTGCTCTTGGTAGCTGAGAGAACTGCGGACACTCGTCCCCAGATCGATGAGGCACTGGTCAGGCGCCTGGTCGACACTCAGTTCCCGCAGTGGGCAGGGCTGGCCCTGAAGCTGCTCAACCCCGCTGGATCCGATCATGTGATCTACCGGTTGGGCGAGGAGCTGTCCGTCCGGCTGCCCCGCCATGCCGGAGCCATCGGGCAAGCCAGGAGGGAATTCCAGTGGCTGCCCCAACTCGCCCCGCACCTTCCCCTGGCCATCCCGGTACCAGTGGGAGTGGGAGACCCCGACTTCGGTTATCCGTGGCCGTGGGCGGTGTCCCGCTGGCTGGACGGCGAGGTGGCGACCGTCGACGCACTGGGCGACTCCGCCAGGGCCGCAGTTGAACTGGCCCAGTTCCTGGCCGCCCTGCAGCGGTTCGCACCCGAGGACATCCCCGCCGGAAACACCAGAGAAGACCTCACCAGCCGCCCGTTGTCCGACCGGGACCGCGCGACGCGGGTCGCCATCGCCAAGGTCGACGGCGTGTTCGACACAACAGCGATGACGGAACTGTGGAACGCGGCGCTGAGCGCGCCTGGATGGGACCGCTCTCCGGTGTGGTTTCACGGCGACTTCCACACCGGCAACCTCCTGACCTCCGACGGCCGCCTCAGCGCCGTCATCGACTTCGGCGGGCTCGGCATGGGCGACCCGGCCTGCGACCTGATGATCGCCTTCACCTTGATGTCGGCCAACAGCCGAGCCGCCTTCCGCGATGTGCTCGGTGTGGACGACGCCACCTGGATGCGGGGTCGCGGTTGGGCCCTGGCCACCGGCCTGAATGCCTACGCCTCCTACGCCGCCGTCAACCCCCGGGTCGCCGTGCAGACGACCCGGCAGATCACCCAGGCCCTCATCGGCTAACAACGGCAACACAAAGAACGGAGCTGCCGGTAGGTGATCAGGCAGCAAGCAAGTTTGAGGAACGCTTCGTGGATGTCGGCCCGGCGTTCCCAGCGGATCCGCAGACGTCGAAAGCCGTGCAGCCACGCGAAGCTCCGCTCGATCACCCAGCGGTAGGTGCCCAGGCCGGTGCCGTGTTGTGTGCCGCGGCGGGCGATCGCGGGCACGATGCCTCGGTCGCGCACCTGATCGCGGTAGTTGTCGTGGTCGTAGCCGCGGTCGGCGAAGAGTGAGTCGGGCTTGCGGCGGGGACCGCCGACCCGGCCGCGGACCGGTGGGATCGCATCGAGCAGGGGGATCAGCTGGGTGACGTCGTTGCGGTTGCCGCCGGTCAGCAGGACCGCGAGCGGAGTGCCGTGTCCGTCGGTGATCAAGTGGTGTTTCGAGCCGGCCCGGCCCCGGTCGACCGGCGAGGGCCCCGTCCGGCTCCCCCTTTTAGGGCTCTGACGTGGGAGGAGTCGACCACGCAGCGGGACCAGTCCAGGCGCGAGGCCGCGTTCAGTTCGGCGAGCAGGACCTCGTGAAGGCGCTGCCAGACGCCGGTCTCGTTCCAGTCCCGCAGCCGTCGCCAGCAGGTCATGCCCGAGCCGAAGCCGAGTTCCTGCGGCAGGTACTTCCACTGGATTCCGGTGTGCAGCACGTACAGGATCCCGCACAGCGCCTCGCGGTCCGGCAGCGGTTACCGGCCCGGGTACCGGAAGCGCCGCTCACGCCGCGGCGGCAGCGGCTCCAGGCGGTCCCAACGCTCATCCGACACGATCCACGGCGATGTCCCCACATATGACCGAACGCTCAACCACCGTCCCGGACACGGCACTCAGCGACGATCCACCTCATTGTGTTAGCCGCTGTTAGCCGCCCCCAAACTGTGGACTGAGCGCGCCAGTTGGCCGCAACGGCGCTCAGTTCCCGTACATAGGTAGTGGAGAGCTCGGCGCGGTCAGAGCACTCGGCTTGGATCGAGTCGATGATGTCGATCGCTGCACGTTCGAAGTCATCCGCCAGATGGCGTTCGAGCTCTAAAAAAAGTGCACAAAGTGCACTGTAAAGTCACATCGAAATTCCGTGTCACTGGACCCGAATCTGACGCGATACTTGCGAGGGTCTTCGTTGATTACGTGAATGCTAGGGAGGACCTCAAAACGCTGCTGCGGAAAATGGCCCTCGATCTGCAGCTCTCCTTCAAATTTTATAAATTGCGGATAATTCTCACCGGCCTCTCCAGTGGTCATCTTGAACCGGGCATCCGTGCCTATTTGTACCGCCTGATTGGGGGCGAACCTGATGGGGCCGTCAGGGAACGTGAAGATGTCCACGCGGTCTACGGGAACAGATTCGACGTCGTATGTGACGCCCCACAGGCCTGCACCGTGTCGCTCATGTGCTCGCGGCGACCGAGGTGTCGGGCCAGGGCTCGCCAGTTCTTGAGATGTGCGATGCCGTGCTCGACGCGGATACGGCGTGAGGAATGTGCCTTGCGCTGGCGCTCGTACATTTCCTCGTACCAGTCCGGGGCGTTCTTCTTGAACTTGCGGTGCGGTGGTGTCACCACGCGGCCGCCGGTCTGAGCACCCAGCCCCTGGTAGCCGGCATCGGCGAGGATCTCGACCGCGGGCCCGCCAGCCAGGAGTTTGGCCAGCCCCAACTGGCGGGCGTGGGTGATGTCCGCCCAGCTTCCGGGCTGGGCGGGGCTGCAGAACAGCACGCGTCCTCGGCCGTCCGTGACCACCATGGATTTGACGGCGTTCTGCTTGTTTTTGCCGGAGATGAACTTGTCCCGGTCCTTGCGCCCTTGGGCCGGACGCCGGACCCGGATCTCGGTGCCGTCGATGATGCCGGTTTTCCCGGTCGCGCCGAGATGGTCGACGACTTCGGCCAGGGTCCGCAGCCGCACGTCGGGGCTGATGGTGCACCCTCGCTCGGCGAGCAGGGGCCGCACCTCGTTGATGGCCCGGGTGATGGTGGATCGGTCCACGCCGAACCAGCAGGCCAGCACATCGTGGGTAGTTCCGTGACGGAGATGGACGAGGGTGGCCAGGAGCCGGTCGACGAACACCAGCCGGTGCTTCGCGCCGGCACCCACGGCACGCTTCCGCGG contains the following coding sequences:
- a CDS encoding AAA family ATPase; translated protein: MTWGSYYRGDGVRRELVLDAPPPWRQFPRRSASVPFEPPEGLAAAVNAALSLRRPLLITGTPGSGKSTVIESVAGELGLGPALRWHITSRSELGDALYRYDVLGRIHEQQLSRGNGSADDIAPFLQLGPLGTALLPSARPRALLIDELDKSDLDLPSDLLQVLERGEFEIPELARYSRKEVEVRIWGSEDTHRVVRGRVQCTEFPFIVMTSNGDRDFPAAFLRRCIRFTMPKPDAKAIRQVVLAHLGLDVTGVTALSGIVDVFVNRIDAGESLAVDQLLNAIFVLAGEDAPHGASRQELLQMLLQDLASG
- a CDS encoding aminoglycoside phosphotransferase family protein, whose translation is MVAERTADTRPQIDEALVRRLVDTQFPQWAGLALKLLNPAGSDHVIYRLGEELSVRLPRHAGAIGQARREFQWLPQLAPHLPLAIPVPVGVGDPDFGYPWPWAVSRWLDGEVATVDALGDSARAAVELAQFLAALQRFAPEDIPAGNTREDLTSRPLSDRDRATRVAIAKVDGVFDTTAMTELWNAALSAPGWDRSPVWFHGDFHTGNLLTSDGRLSAVIDFGGLGMGDPACDLMIAFTLMSANSRAAFRDVLGVDDATWMRGRGWALATGLNAYASYAAVNPRVAVQTTRQITQALIG
- a CDS encoding transposase family protein, with the protein product MFVDRLLATLVHLRHGTTHDVLACWFGVDRSTITRAINEVRPLLAERGCTISPDVRLRTLAEVVDHLGATGKTGIIDGTEIRVRRPAQGRKDRDKFISGKNKQNAVKSMVVTDGRGRVLFCSPAQPGSWADITHARQLGLAKLLAGGPAVEILADAGYQGLGAQTGGRVVTPPHRKFKKNAPDWYEEMYERQRKAHSSRRIRVEHGIAHLKNWRALARHLGRREHMSDTVQACGASHTTSNLFP
- a CDS encoding ACT domain-containing protein, translated to MTGETDLRKLMSGMRPQLNADRYVFTTVKDGVPTGVTPVVTVAEDEGLTLVVRREEADAAGLAYDYVAGWITLRIHSALEAVGLTAVVARELADAGLSCNVVAGFYHDHLFVPYEHAHRAVAVLEDLARSSA
- a CDS encoding N,N-dimethylformamidase beta subunit family domain-containing protein, which gives rise to MTPGRPDPPTVRPSVADADPFGQVPVPWLRGSEAHLDDTGQVVPWYVDPFQPHSTATAGVPAPRAAALGPRSADDVHRQIKAFTSTGAVFLGEAIDFHITVDPPQEFAVDVYRIGHYGGDGAAKITTSPRLSGIVQPPPLTADRTVSCHHWWLSWRLQVPSYWSIGAYVAVLTTVDGYRSHVPFTVRDNHPADLLLLLPDVTWQAYNLYPEDGRTGASLYHAWDESGRLLGENDAATTVSFDRPYAGAGLPLHVGHAYDFIRWAERYGYDLAYADARDLHAGRVDPTRYRGLVFPGPDKYWSIQMRQAVEDARDHGTSLVFLSANAMYWQAELTPSPSGVPNRLLTCRKRQGPGPPVLWREIDRPEQEVIGIQYAGQVPEPHPLIVRNADHWLWEATGAHEGDEIAGLVAGEADRYFPRTPLPDHEERILLAHSPYTDREGALRHQETSLYRAPSGAWVFASGTLAWSPALDRPGHVDPRVQRATANLLDHICKRS